The genomic stretch TCCGGCACGACGGGCACTGCCGTCCAGAGCTTGACGCCCTTCCAGATCAGATAGGCCGCTCCGCCGTAGCGAAGCACCGTCATGACGATTGCCATCTTGGCGGCGATGATCGACAGGCCGAAGGCCGCGAGCATCAGGAAGATGAGGATGCCGACCACCGTGCCGGCGCTATAGGCGATGCCCGACGCGGCGCCGCTGGAGATCGTGCGGGCGACGATCGTCATGTTGTCGGGACCGGGGCTGGCGGCGAAGACGAAGAAGGCGGCCGCGAAGGCAAGGACGGTGGCAAGGTCCATGAAGGCTCCCGAAAGTGATGTGTCGCTCTCGGGTGTTCAGCTTAGCCGATTTGCCCGCCGGCGATACCCCGACTTCAGGGCCTTCGTGACACCACCAGCGCCGCCGCGGCGGATGCCGCGCTGAACAGGCAGGCGCCGCTCCAGCCCCACGCCGAATAGGCAAGTCCCGCCAGACCCGAGCCGCAGGCGCGCGTGCCGGCAGGCGCATGCATTGTCGTCACGATTGATAACCGAGGCAGATGGCGCCGAGCGCGACGACGGCGCAGGCGCCGACCCGCCGGGGCGTCAGCGTCTCGCCAAGAAACAGCCGGCCGATGAAAGCGGCGAAGACGACGCTGGTCTCGCGGATCGCCGTGATCGGACCGGCAGGCCCGAGCGCGAAGGCCGCCACCACGACGCCATAGGCGAGAAGCGCGAACAGGCCGCCGCCCAGTGCCTTCCAGGTTTCGGGCGCCCGCGGGTCGACGGCGAGCCGGCCGCGACAGGCGATGAAGGTCGCCGGCAGCAAGGCGCCATAGGCGAGCAGCACCCAGGCGGTGTAGGCGCCGACATTGCCGGCCGCGCGAACGCCGATCGCATCGACCGTCGCATAGGCGGCGATGATTGCTCCCGTCGCCAGCGCATAGAGGATCGATGTCGTGGCAGCTCTTCCGCGTCCGAGCGATAGCCCCATGATGCCGCTACCGACCAGGGCGACGCCGACAGTCTCCAGAACGCTGAGCTGCTGGCCGGCGAGCAGGAAGCCACCAAGGGTGACGAGCAGAGGCACGCTGCCGCGAACAATCGGATAGACCTGTCCCAATTCGCCATATCGGTAGGCGGCCACCAGAAACACGCTGTAGCCGACCTGCAGGCAGGCCGAGAGCCCGACATAGAGCCAGGCCGATGGGGCTGGAAAACCGTTGACGATGGCCAACGGAACGGCCAGCGCCGTGCTGGAGAAGCTCATGACGGTGACGGTCCACAACCTGTCGGCGCCGGTTCGCAGAAAAGCATTCCAGCTTGCGTGCAGGATCGCCGCGAAAAGCGCGAGCCCGATGACCAGCGGGCTCATTGCGGCCCGCGCGAGGCAGCGACGATTCCCAGGGCGGTCTTGCGGGCTTCGCGCAGAGCGGTATTCCCCTGCCCCATCTGCGCCATCAGGGTCGCCCCTTCGATCAGCATCAACAGGGTTGCCGCCACGTTCTCGGCCCGGCCGCGCGGCATCACCTCCGACAGGATCGATCGCATGCGCTGGCGAAGGCCGTTCTTCTGCCTGGCGACAGCCTCGAACACGGGATGCCCGGGGTCGCCAAACTCGGCCAGCGCATGCGCGAACAGACAGCCGTGGAAATCGGGACTGCGGAACCAGCGGCGATGCCAGTCGAATATCTCCGCGATCTTCTGCTCCGGCGTGATGTCCTTGCGGGCAAGCTGGTCGAGCTGACCGTCAAAACGCCGGGCGCGATAGTCGAGTACCGCGACGATCAACTCGTCCTTGCTGGGGAAATGACGGTACATCGTCATCTTGGCCACGTCGGCCTCGGCGATGATCCGGTCGATGCCGGTGGCATGGAATCCGGCGCGCTTGAACAGCGCGTAGGCGGTTTCGACGACATGCTGGCGTTTGTCGGAGAGAGGCGACGGTGTCATGGCATCCAACAAGTGATGAGACAGGTCTGTCTCATCAGAGTGCAATGGATCGCGTTTTCTGTCAACACAACAAAACGCCTGCGGCTGATCAAGCCGCAGGCGTCAAAACAATCGGGAATTTGGAAGACTGCGTTTAGGGAATGTTGAGATGCAGGTCAGGCCGAGTCGAAAACGGTGGCTTCCGAGAACCGGAGCGGAGCGTACTTAAAGTACGCGAGCACCAGAAGCGCAGGAAGCTGCCGTTTGCAGGCCGGCCTCACCTGAATATCAACATTCCCTTAGCGCAGGACGCGGCAGCGGCCGTTATAGACCATCCAGCGGTCGAAGCCCGAGACGCAGAATTCGACATTGTCGCCGATCGAGGCGAAGCCCTGGCCTTCCTCGATCAGGTACCAGATGGTTCGGTCGCGCCCGTCGGAGAGGCTGACGGTGGCGCCGCAATAGCGGCGGCCGATCGGCCAGGTGTCGTTGGCCGGCAGATAGCGGTGCTGGTGGATACGCCGGAAATCGGTGATCTGCACGTCAGGCAGATGCGGCACGTGATGCACCTGGTAGGAGAAGCGGCTGGTGATCTTG from Mesorhizobium sp. 113-3-3 encodes the following:
- a CDS encoding DMT family transporter, encoding MSPLVIGLALFAAILHASWNAFLRTGADRLWTVTVMSFSSTALAVPLAIVNGFPAPSAWLYVGLSACLQVGYSVFLVAAYRYGELGQVYPIVRGSVPLLVTLGGFLLAGQQLSVLETVGVALVGSGIMGLSLGRGRAATTSILYALATGAIIAAYATVDAIGVRAAGNVGAYTAWVLLAYGALLPATFIACRGRLAVDPRAPETWKALGGGLFALLAYGVVVAAFALGPAGPITAIRETSVVFAAFIGRLFLGETLTPRRVGACAVVALGAICLGYQS
- a CDS encoding TetR/AcrR family transcriptional regulator, whose product is MTPSPLSDKRQHVVETAYALFKRAGFHATGIDRIIAEADVAKMTMYRHFPSKDELIVAVLDYRARRFDGQLDQLARKDITPEQKIAEIFDWHRRWFRSPDFHGCLFAHALAEFGDPGHPVFEAVARQKNGLRQRMRSILSEVMPRGRAENVAATLLMLIEGATLMAQMGQGNTALREARKTALGIVAASRGPQ